The genomic window GTATGAGAAACGTTTTGGAGAATCATTGGGACCAAAATTATCCATCGAACAGCTTAGAGGCAAAGAAGGAGCACGAGTTCGTAAATCGTATCAAGAAGCCGCAGAACTTTACGGTGTTAAATGGACAGGACGAAACTACGATCAATCGGAATGGTTATTCAGCGATCCTGTCAATCGAGCCCTCTCATCCGTAAATTCCTGTCTTTACGGGATCTGTCAAACAGCGATACTTGCAGTAGGTTGTTCTGCGGGGATTGGATTTATTCATACCGGAAAGCAACTTTCCTTCGTGTACGATATCGCTGACTTATATAAAACCGAAATTGCGATACCGATCGCTTTTGAAGCCGCAAAGGCTGAATCTTCTGTGGAATCAAAGGCCAGATTCTTACTTCGTGACAAACTTAAAGAAACAAGACTGATTAAACGAATCATTCCGGATATTATGGAGATATTATATGGTCATCGTGATTTTAGAGAACTCTTCAGCGAGCCAGAGGGGAGAGATGTCGCGATTAACTCTTGAGTTAAAAGCAGGCGTCTATGCCGGAAATATCAATCGACGTGTTCGAGAAAAACTTTGGGAAAAAATTATTACGGATTGGAAATCAAATGCGTTGATGATTTATACCACTAACAACGAACAAGGTTATGCAGCCTTGTCAAACGGAGACACAACGAGGGAAATCGTGGAAATCGAAGGTATGATCTTGACCCAATTTACGAAAACGGAATCGCCTAAGAAGAAAGGAAAAAAGAAAGTAAAATCGGACCCATTTCCCATTTCTGATGGCGGCTGACCAAATTTATCTTGTTAAGATGTATCAGAACTACTTAACTAATCTTTAGTCTATTCCCCACATGCGTGGGGTTGAACCGTAAAATGGCAACCAGGAGAGTACAAAGTTAAAACTATTCCCCACATGCGTGGGGTTGAACCGATAACTTGAGAGCCAAGAATGATTTCAAATTCCTATTCCCCACATGCGTGGGGTTGAACCGCAATGGTCATGTCTTTGAAATACGAAATGGTACTATTCCCCACATGCGTGGGGTTGAACCGCCCTGTGATCCTTCTAATTGCTTCCTTAGGGCCTATTCCCCACATGCGTGGGGTTGAACCGTAAACTATTGTATAGTATTTCATTGTTGCAATCTATTCCCCACATGCGTGGGGTTGAACCGCGGAGTCCCATTGGTCCCGTCGGAAATTGCGCCTATTCCCCACATGCGTGGGGTTGAACCGTATATGAATTTCCAAATAAACCAATCGCATGGCTATTCCCCACATGCGTGGGGTTGAACCGGTATTAGCGGTTTAGACGTCTTAATGCCTGGTCTATTCCCCACATGCGTGGGGTTGAACCGATTGTGTTTGTGATAGCTGGAATCCGGAGTATCTATTCCCCACATGCGTGGGGTTGAACCGCCGAATTCAAAATGATGACTGGATGGCAAGGACTATTCCCCACATGCGTGGGGTTGAACCGTATCACTGCAATCTAATGCTCTCCAAACCGTACTATTCCCCACATGCGTGGGGTTGAACCGCCTGGCTTAAGGACGAAGACAAAAACTTTGAACTATTCCCCACATGCGTGGGGTTGAACCGGAGTCTGTGTGCACCGCGACTATATCTGGGTACTATTCCCCACATGCGTGG from Leptospira stimsonii includes these protein-coding regions:
- the cas1e gene encoding type I-E CRISPR-associated endonuclease Cas1e — encoded protein: MTNRNLQEIPKFEDNWTYVYFDKGHIEQDLKSVAYTFLDKKIPVPVETLSLMMLGPGTTITHEAIKRIADSRCLLAWVGEEGVKFYSSGYTGTHSSRNLLRQATAFSNSEERLKVVHRMYEKRFGESLGPKLSIEQLRGKEGARVRKSYQEAAELYGVKWTGRNYDQSEWLFSDPVNRALSSVNSCLYGICQTAILAVGCSAGIGFIHTGKQLSFVYDIADLYKTEIAIPIAFEAAKAESSVESKARFLLRDKLKETRLIKRIIPDIMEILYGHRDFRELFSEPEGRDVAINS
- the cas2e gene encoding type I-E CRISPR-associated endoribonuclease Cas2e, yielding MSRLTLELKAGVYAGNINRRVREKLWEKIITDWKSNALMIYTTNNEQGYAALSNGDTTREIVEIEGMILTQFTKTESPKKKGKKKVKSDPFPISDGG